One genomic segment of Vagococcus intermedius includes these proteins:
- a CDS encoding PTS glucitol/sorbitol transporter subunit IIA: MKKAIVKQIGEQAIDKNDRMIIFFNDEATIELKKVSVIQEFSENSDTVELKKGGIISIDNNDYEITQVGSLATKQLNTIGHITMIFDEVPVANEVLSSAVYLSPVSMPSLVEGSVISYY; encoded by the coding sequence ATGAAAAAAGCGATTGTAAAACAAATTGGTGAGCAGGCTATTGATAAAAATGATCGAATGATTATTTTTTTTAATGATGAAGCGACCATCGAGTTAAAAAAAGTATCAGTGATTCAAGAATTTTCAGAAAACTCAGACACGGTTGAGTTGAAAAAAGGTGGTATTATTAGTATCGATAATAATGATTACGAAATAACACAAGTAGGGAGTCTGGCAACTAAACAACTCAATACAATTGGTCATATTACAATGATATTTGATGAGGTTCCAGTAGCTAATGAAGTTTTAAGTAGTGCCGTTTATTTGTCACCAGTAAGTATGCCTTCGTTAGTCGAAGGCTCGGTTATTAGCTATTATTAA
- a CDS encoding PTS sugar transporter subunit IIC yields the protein MKFNVERFQEPLLKASAWVEKNMILQAVKNAFVRTIPFTVVGSFSNLIKMQLEALIKNYNIDNVILNNAAKLFGYLGSATLGIVALIVVFSSAYSYAVELKRHEKNSQLNPIIATLLAFAAYFVMIPNNVNYLDSKADVVEGFATSFFSYEGMFTALIVGMIAVDLFARFSRSKFTIKMPGNVPQNVFDSFFSLIPISEVLLIFGLVRLGIQGLGYVSLLQMISEVLIAPLLTVGTGLPAIIIVILLQQILWFLGLHGFNIVWGVVSAFWLPLFLENVAKFAETQSFEGISISPNTMTNVYAMIGGSGATFGLIIAMLIFTRNGEKEREVAKLALVPGCFGINEPVIFGLPIVLNPIMFIPWILVPIINAVIAYVVTSIGWVVPLVVLNAGNEPIFISSWVLGAFHISPVILTLVLVILDIILYAPFVILNQKQQRELQA from the coding sequence ATGAAATTTAATGTTGAGAGATTTCAAGAACCATTACTAAAAGCTTCGGCTTGGGTAGAAAAAAATATGATTTTACAAGCAGTAAAAAATGCGTTTGTCAGAACAATCCCATTTACCGTGGTAGGTTCTTTTTCAAACCTGATTAAAATGCAGTTGGAAGCATTGATTAAAAATTATAATATTGATAATGTGATTTTAAATAATGCAGCAAAATTATTTGGTTATTTAGGAAGTGCAACTTTAGGTATTGTTGCGTTAATTGTTGTCTTTTCATCAGCCTATTCTTATGCGGTTGAATTAAAACGTCATGAAAAGAATAGTCAATTAAATCCTATTATTGCAACATTGTTAGCTTTTGCCGCTTATTTTGTAATGATTCCGAATAATGTTAACTACTTAGATTCAAAAGCAGATGTTGTAGAAGGTTTTGCCACATCATTCTTTAGTTATGAAGGGATGTTCACAGCACTCATCGTAGGTATGATTGCAGTAGATTTATTTGCACGTTTCTCAAGAAGTAAATTTACGATTAAGATGCCAGGGAATGTTCCTCAAAATGTTTTTGATTCATTCTTTTCATTGATTCCAATTAGTGAAGTCTTATTAATTTTTGGTTTAGTTCGTTTAGGTATTCAAGGTTTAGGTTACGTCTCTCTATTACAAATGATTTCAGAAGTATTAATTGCGCCATTATTGACAGTAGGAACTGGTTTACCAGCAATTATTATTGTTATTTTACTACAACAAATTTTATGGTTCTTAGGCTTACATGGCTTTAATATTGTTTGGGGAGTTGTGTCAGCTTTTTGGTTACCGCTATTCTTAGAAAATGTTGCTAAATTTGCAGAAACACAAAGCTTTGAAGGAATTTCAATCTCACCTAATACAATGACTAACGTTTATGCCATGATTGGTGGATCAGGAGCAACTTTTGGCTTAATTATTGCGATGTTAATTTTTACAAGAAATGGTGAAAAAGAAAGAGAAGTAGCTAAACTTGCTTTAGTACCAGGCTGTTTTGGTATCAATGAACCAGTTATTTTCGGTTTACCAATTGTTTTAAACCCAATTATGTTTATCCCTTGGATTTTAGTTCCAATTATTAATGCAGTGATTGCTTATGTTGTGACATCAATTGGCTGGGTAGTCCCATTAGTCGTGTTGAATGCTGGTAATGAACCAATCTTTATTAGTTCATGGGTATTAGGAGCATTCCATATTAGCCCAGTTATTTTAACTTTAGTACTAGTTATTTTGGATATTATATTATATGCACCATTCGTTATTTTAAATCAAAAACAACAAAGAGAATTACAAGCCTAA
- a CDS encoding GntR family transcriptional regulator: MYKYREIYSDIKRDILTNHYRSGTLLPTQEFFSEKYNVSRITLKKSLNLLENEGLIYSKQGSGTYVRSKIEADESELLPLDLPVGATFSHKDQNISSNVLFFDARLPTTEEQQNLGISSNQPVYEFKRIRKINSKPYSFEHVIMPVHIAPIDQDILNGSVYDYLQQNVNIQLLDARRIIYAQNATEELNQVLHVPKDSPILVIEQTGYDQKGRAFEFSKSYFISNQSKFVLDVHINKERR; the protein is encoded by the coding sequence TTGTATAAATATAGAGAAATATATTCAGACATTAAACGTGATATTCTAACAAACCATTACCGTTCAGGGACTTTACTACCTACCCAAGAATTTTTCTCTGAGAAATATAATGTTTCTCGTATTACCCTAAAAAAATCATTAAATTTATTAGAAAATGAAGGGTTAATTTATAGTAAACAAGGTTCTGGTACATATGTTAGATCAAAAATTGAAGCAGATGAAAGTGAACTGTTACCACTAGATTTACCAGTTGGCGCTACCTTTTCACATAAAGATCAAAATATTTCTAGTAATGTCTTATTTTTCGATGCCCGACTTCCAACAACTGAGGAACAACAAAATCTAGGTATTAGTAGCAATCAGCCTGTATACGAATTTAAGCGTATCCGTAAGATAAATTCAAAACCTTATAGTTTCGAACATGTCATCATGCCTGTCCATATTGCGCCTATCGATCAAGATATTTTAAATGGTTCCGTCTATGACTATCTTCAACAAAACGTCAATATTCAATTGCTAGATGCACGTAGAATCATCTATGCTCAAAACGCTACCGAAGAACTAAACCAAGTTTTACATGTACCAAAAGACTCTCCTATTTTAGTCATTGAGCAAACTGGTTATGACCAGAAAGGACGTGCGTTTGAATTTTCAAAATCTTACTTTATTAGCAATCAAAGTAAATTTGTTTTAGATGTTCATATTAATAAAGAGCGCAGATAA
- a CDS encoding glycoside hydrolase family 38 C-terminal domain-containing protein produces MKNVYTVAHTHWDYEWYFTRQESKAQFIFHMDEVLTALEEKKLDYYTLDGQMSILEDYLSVCPEKEASIRKFVKAGRLFIGPWFTQIDEMTTSGESIVRNLRLGMKQADELGGTMRVGYLPDSFGQSQDMPKIYQGFNINHALFWRGLAKDAKTRYFYWSSEDGSKVLTANIKNGYYAGVDLIENNQFDELVERISTETPSCHHLLPTGGDQRAVDFNLKERIELGNQESDESINYIESNYPEFFKALETQKGLPELTGEFIDPSDSKIHRGIYSSRYDLKQLYDKLERVLTYQLEPFSIIARDYGISVKQGLIDSLWATVARGQAHDSAGGCNSDKTNQDIYQRGINALQEAQSTMDYLLRKVSISINENQLNELFIWNPLPFDMSEVRQFEVTTQLPEFKLVDKSGKELEFDIVTQRVENDALLRRNPAERLDESYYVTTVAIKVDIPAMSYIMVQVSEGRTSGKSLKVSDEISSDAYRLQFKEGKFNLYSEKLGKWYTNFLKIEDGGDEGDTYDYSPAYHDWLLELDFSNATETIIEEGNLVSRMLVKGEWQLPYNLDSRKNQRLDAVVGYELELILCSDSPRIDVNLTLDNQVLDHRMRLMLMTDIKGTDSYADTPFGVIKRPVEDDNIKNWREIGYKEEPTSMRPMLHFANTHSNESSWSFLTKGTKDFQLIGDDYETLAITIFRGVGFLGRPDTIRRPGDASGLHMRELETPDSQLLGKLTFEGSIILDSKFDAQDLQKKYLSITQENLYYQTQVLNRFTTQLQYFQSNLLPLEKTIVNQKLAINNENVVISSLLPSIDGTGIELRLYNPSKEKISQVGTIDFESPVDVFLLDLEGKIKQSLSANIDKLEMKSFEPGEIRTYGIHFK; encoded by the coding sequence ATGAAAAATGTTTATACTGTAGCCCACACACATTGGGATTATGAATGGTATTTTACAAGGCAAGAATCAAAAGCTCAGTTTATTTTCCACATGGATGAAGTCTTAACTGCTTTGGAAGAAAAAAAATTAGATTATTATACATTAGATGGTCAAATGTCAATCTTGGAAGATTATTTATCAGTTTGTCCTGAAAAAGAAGCGAGTATTCGTAAATTTGTTAAAGCAGGTCGCTTGTTCATAGGACCATGGTTTACTCAGATTGATGAAATGACAACTTCTGGAGAATCAATTGTTCGTAACTTACGTTTAGGAATGAAACAGGCTGATGAATTAGGTGGCACAATGAGAGTTGGGTATTTACCAGATTCATTTGGCCAAAGTCAAGATATGCCTAAGATTTATCAAGGATTTAATATAAATCATGCTTTATTTTGGCGTGGTTTAGCTAAAGATGCTAAGACCCGTTACTTTTATTGGTCTAGTGAAGATGGCTCTAAAGTTTTAACTGCTAACATCAAGAATGGTTATTATGCAGGTGTTGATCTTATAGAAAATAATCAGTTTGATGAATTAGTTGAAAGAATATCAACTGAAACACCAAGTTGCCATCACTTATTACCAACTGGTGGGGATCAACGTGCGGTTGATTTCAACTTAAAAGAACGTATCGAACTTGGCAATCAAGAAAGTGATGAGTCAATCAACTACATCGAGAGTAACTATCCAGAGTTTTTCAAAGCATTAGAGACACAAAAAGGCTTACCTGAACTAACTGGTGAATTTATAGATCCTTCAGATTCAAAAATTCATCGTGGTATTTATTCATCAAGATATGATTTAAAACAACTATACGATAAGTTAGAGCGTGTGTTAACTTATCAATTAGAGCCATTTTCAATTATTGCCCGGGATTATGGTATTTCTGTCAAACAAGGTTTAATTGATAGTTTATGGGCGACTGTTGCTCGTGGGCAAGCACATGATAGTGCAGGTGGTTGTAATAGTGATAAGACGAACCAAGATATTTACCAACGTGGAATCAACGCACTACAAGAAGCACAATCTACTATGGATTACTTATTAAGAAAAGTGAGTATTTCAATTAATGAAAACCAGTTGAATGAATTATTTATTTGGAATCCATTGCCATTTGACATGAGTGAAGTGCGTCAGTTTGAAGTGACAACACAACTTCCTGAGTTTAAGCTAGTCGACAAATCAGGAAAAGAGCTTGAGTTTGATATTGTAACGCAGCGTGTAGAAAATGATGCTTTATTGCGTCGCAATCCAGCTGAACGTTTAGATGAATCCTACTATGTGACAACAGTCGCTATTAAAGTTGATATTCCTGCGATGTCTTATATTATGGTCCAAGTCTCAGAAGGCAGAACTTCTGGTAAAAGTCTAAAAGTAAGTGATGAGATTTCATCTGATGCTTATCGTTTACAATTTAAAGAGGGTAAATTTAATTTATACTCTGAAAAATTAGGGAAATGGTACACTAATTTCTTGAAAATTGAAGATGGTGGCGATGAGGGGGATACTTATGATTATTCACCTGCTTATCACGATTGGTTACTAGAATTAGATTTTAGTAACGCAACTGAAACAATTATTGAAGAAGGTAACTTAGTGAGTCGAATGCTGGTCAAAGGAGAGTGGCAGTTACCTTATAATCTAGACTCTAGAAAAAATCAGCGCTTAGATGCCGTTGTTGGCTATGAATTAGAATTAATTTTATGTTCAGATAGCCCTAGAATTGATGTTAACCTGACTTTAGATAATCAAGTTTTAGATCATCGTATGAGATTAATGTTAATGACAGATATTAAAGGAACTGACTCTTATGCTGACACACCATTTGGTGTTATAAAACGTCCAGTGGAAGATGATAATATTAAGAACTGGCGAGAAATTGGGTATAAAGAAGAACCAACAAGTATGCGTCCAATGTTACATTTTGCTAATACCCATTCTAATGAGTCAAGTTGGAGTTTCTTGACAAAAGGGACAAAAGATTTCCAATTAATTGGTGATGACTATGAGACTTTAGCTATTACTATCTTTAGGGGAGTAGGTTTCTTAGGTCGTCCTGATACAATTAGACGTCCAGGTGACGCTTCTGGCTTACATATGCGTGAATTAGAAACTCCAGATAGTCAATTACTTGGGAAATTAACCTTTGAAGGGAGTATTATTTTAGATAGTAAGTTTGATGCACAGGATTTACAAAAAAAATATTTAAGTATTACTCAAGAAAATTTATACTATCAAACACAGGTTCTTAATCGTTTTACAACGCAACTACAGTATTTCCAAAGTAATTTATTACCGTTAGAAAAGACTATTGTGAATCAGAAACTAGCGATTAATAATGAAAATGTAGTGATTAGTAGCTTGCTACCGTCAATTGATGGTACGGGCATTGAGTTGCGTCTCTACAATCCTTCAAAAGAAAAAATATCTCAAGTAGGTACGATTGATTTTGAATCTCCAGTAGATGTTTTCTTATTAGATCTAGAAGGAAAAATTAAGCAGTCGCTTAGCGCCAATATAGATAAATTGGAAATGAAGTCATTTGAGCCTGGTGAGATCAGAACATATGGGATTCATTTTAAATAA
- a CDS encoding AI-2E family transporter: protein MDNKEKIPTKLSWFWKWFLNNQVVTGLLIVLLILLNILIFSKISYLLAPLGEFLGIIGFPIMFAGLMYYFLNPLVNRLEKKGLSRVMGITIIFIGIVALMAWGIIILIPKIQEQTLSFINNWPSYWKIIEEKTGEIISHPFFSQYADQLEQITDNIFESVGNMVKGLSKNTFQGIGNIIGTVANVMVTIFTTPFILFYLLKDGKGMTEHFIKVLPTKARKPTKKVLIDVNNQVSQYIRGQLTVALSVAIMFIIGFSIIGLDYSVTLGILAGFLNLVPYIGSAMAMIPALLLALVSGPTMLVKVIIVFSLEQVIEGRFVSPLVLGSQLKIHPVTIIFVLLTAGKLFGLVGVVLGIPGYAALKVLITHIFEWYRNVSNLYEEDSTEIPKELN, encoded by the coding sequence ATGGATAATAAAGAGAAAATACCAACAAAATTATCGTGGTTTTGGAAGTGGTTTTTGAATAATCAGGTAGTCACAGGTCTGTTAATAGTTCTGTTAATTTTGTTAAATATCTTAATTTTTAGTAAAATATCTTATTTACTGGCACCATTAGGTGAATTTTTAGGAATTATAGGCTTTCCTATTATGTTTGCCGGTCTGATGTATTATTTTTTAAATCCGTTAGTCAATCGTCTCGAGAAAAAAGGCTTGTCACGTGTGATGGGAATTACGATTATTTTTATTGGGATTGTTGCGCTAATGGCATGGGGAATTATTATTTTGATTCCTAAAATTCAAGAGCAAACCCTGAGTTTCATTAATAACTGGCCGAGTTATTGGAAGATAATTGAAGAAAAGACAGGTGAAATTATTAGTCATCCTTTTTTTAGTCAGTATGCTGATCAGTTAGAACAAATTACCGATAATATTTTTGAAAGTGTTGGTAATATGGTCAAAGGTCTATCCAAAAATACTTTTCAAGGTATTGGAAATATTATTGGAACGGTTGCCAATGTCATGGTCACCATCTTTACAACCCCGTTTATTTTATTTTACTTATTAAAAGATGGAAAAGGTATGACAGAACACTTTATTAAAGTCTTGCCTACCAAGGCACGTAAACCAACTAAAAAAGTTTTGATAGATGTTAATAATCAAGTGTCTCAATACATTAGAGGACAATTAACTGTCGCACTGTCGGTTGCGATTATGTTTATCATAGGATTTAGTATTATTGGTTTAGATTATAGTGTAACATTAGGGATCTTAGCTGGATTTCTAAATTTAGTACCTTATATTGGTTCTGCCATGGCTATGATTCCAGCTTTATTACTGGCCTTGGTTAGTGGCCCAACGATGTTAGTTAAAGTTATTATTGTCTTTTCTTTAGAACAAGTTATAGAAGGACGCTTTGTCTCACCCTTAGTGTTAGGTAGCCAATTAAAGATTCACCCAGTCACTATCATATTTGTATTGTTAACTGCGGGAAAATTATTTGGACTTGTCGGCGTTGTGTTGGGAATACCAGGATATGCCGCTTTAAAAGTATTGATTACACACATATTTGAATGGTATCGTAACGTGTCTAATTTATATGAGGAAGACTCGACTGAAATTCCAAAAGAACTAAATTAA
- a CDS encoding glycoside hydrolase family 125 protein has protein sequence MINQNKLIEDITRYGETITLPTEKQTKLFRNALTDTITNTVSVRENGEIFVATGDIPAMWLRDSTFQVLPYLEIADKVPEVKQLVHGVLRQQLSYLNHDPYSNAFNKEEDGGHYSNDTSNIPISALVWERKFEIDSLCAPLFLAYHLQNKTGYSDHLDENFWKTVELAMDTFIHEQNHQDSAYTFERTDCPPSDTLPREGKGSEIGYTGMVWSAFRPSDDACTYGYFVPGNMFIVVVIDQMLTLLNEQKGYQELTDKMKKLQADILKGIEEFATLEDELGNRYYTYEVDGLGNSLFMDDANVPSLLSLPFLGFCQEEDPIYQATRQKILSHDNPYYYEGKVLKGIGSPHTPPNHVWPISLAMEGLTSTDLDLIKNQLKVISETDGGTCQCHEGIDVDNPDNYTREWFSWANMTYCQLAFHYLALI, from the coding sequence GTGATTAATCAGAACAAATTAATTGAAGATATAACTCGTTATGGTGAAACGATAACGTTACCAACGGAAAAACAAACAAAATTATTTCGAAATGCCTTAACAGATACAATTACTAACACAGTCAGTGTTCGTGAAAATGGTGAAATCTTTGTTGCCACAGGTGATATTCCCGCTATGTGGTTAAGAGATTCAACTTTTCAAGTGTTACCTTACTTAGAAATTGCTGATAAAGTGCCAGAAGTCAAACAATTAGTTCATGGTGTTTTAAGACAACAACTCTCTTATTTAAATCATGATCCGTATTCAAATGCTTTTAATAAAGAAGAAGATGGTGGACATTATAGTAATGACACATCAAATATTCCAATTTCAGCCCTTGTTTGGGAGCGGAAATTTGAAATTGATTCCTTGTGTGCGCCTCTCTTTTTAGCTTATCACTTACAAAATAAAACAGGATATTCAGACCATTTAGACGAGAACTTTTGGAAAACGGTTGAGTTAGCAATGGATACTTTTATTCATGAACAAAATCATCAAGATTCTGCCTATACATTTGAAAGAACAGATTGTCCGCCATCAGATACCTTACCTCGTGAGGGTAAGGGCTCTGAAATAGGTTATACTGGAATGGTTTGGAGTGCGTTTAGACCAAGTGATGATGCCTGTACTTACGGTTATTTTGTGCCAGGGAATATGTTTATTGTTGTAGTTATCGATCAAATGTTAACATTATTAAATGAGCAAAAAGGTTACCAAGAACTAACAGATAAAATGAAAAAATTACAAGCAGATATCTTAAAAGGAATTGAAGAATTTGCAACTTTAGAAGATGAATTAGGAAATCGTTATTATACGTATGAGGTAGACGGTTTAGGCAATAGTTTATTTATGGATGATGCCAATGTACCAAGTTTGTTATCACTACCATTCCTAGGTTTTTGTCAAGAAGAGGACCCAATCTATCAAGCAACGCGTCAGAAAATTTTGAGTCATGATAACCCATACTACTATGAGGGAAAGGTCTTAAAAGGAATTGGTAGTCCGCACACACCACCAAATCATGTTTGGCCTATTTCTTTGGCAATGGAAGGTTTAACCTCAACAGATTTAGATTTAATTAAAAATCAGCTAAAAGTGATCAGCGAGACAGACGGTGGGACGTGTCAATGTCATGAAGGAATTGATGTTGATAATCCTGATAACTATACAAGAGAATGGTTCTCTTGGGCTAATATGACCTATTGTCAATTAGCATTTCATTATTTAGCGTTAATTTAA